The sequence below is a genomic window from Equus caballus isolate H_3958 breed thoroughbred chromosome 11, TB-T2T, whole genome shotgun sequence.
caACATCAACATCGGCCCAGGCGACTGTGAGTGGTTCGCGGTGCACGAGCACTACTGGGAGACCATCAGCGCCTTCTGCGACCGGTGCGCGCCGCCCTCCTCCCTGTTAGATACCCCTCCACGTCCCGTCCCGTCCCTGGGTCCCCAGATTTCCATCTGACCCTGTGTCCACCCTGCAGGCACGGCGTAGACTACCTGACGGGTTCCTGGTGGCCAATCCTGGATGACCTCTATGCTTCCAATATCCCTGTGTACCGCTTCGTACAGCGCCCCGGAGACCTCGTGTGGATTAACGCAGGGACTGTGCACTGGGTGCAGGCCACCGGCTGGTGCAACAACATCGCCTGGAACGTGGGGCCCCTCACCGGTGAGAGGGTGGGGTGAGGTGATGGGTCCTGCAGAGGGGGTGTGGCCCGTGCAGAGTGAGCCCCGGGGGCGGGGCTTGGAGAGCGGCCAGCTCTGCGGGAAGGGGCTGCGGCCCAAGTGGCCGGGAGCTGTTTAAGAATCCTGTAGTGATCCCCTCTGGCCTGCAGCCTATCAGTACCAGCTGGCCCTGGAACGATACGAGTGGAACGAGGTGAAGAACGTCAAGTCCATTGTGCCCATGATTCATGTGTCCTGGAACGTGGCTCGCACGGTCAAAATCAGCGACCCCGACTTGTTCAAGATGATCAAGTGAGGGCCCTAGTTGGGAGGAAGCCCATCTGTGTCGCGGCCCTCGGTCTGATTTACCCCATTCTCCGCCTCTCTCTCCACCCTTTACCATGTGCCCTGCAGTGTTACAGTTCTGGGGTGGCTGACAAGGGCCCTGCTCTGAAGCAGCTTCGTTTTCTTGTGGTCTAAATagacaaaaaccacatgaaatTTCAACTGTGTTAGATGCCCTGGTCAGGGGATGTGACCGGGGCGTGCAGCTGGGAGGCCCCGACCTGCTTCCCCGCGCCGGCAGCCCTGCCTCAGCACCACCTTCCCCGCACGCAGGTTCTGCCTCCTGCAGTCCATGAAGCACTGCCAGGTGCAGCGGGAGAGCCTGGTGCGGGCGGGGAAGAAGATCGCCTACCAGGGCCGGGTCAAGGACGAGCCCGCCTACTACTGCAACGAGTGCGACGTGAGTGCGCCCGCTCTCCTTCTCCCGTGCCCGGAGGGAGGTGCCCTCGGTGGCCCGCCCTCCCCGtgactgcctcctcctccctgtcccagGTGGAGGTGTTCAACATCCTGTTCGTGACGAGTGAGAACGGCAGCCGCAACACGTACTTGGTGCACTGCGAGGCGTGCGCGCGGCGCCGCAGCGCGGGCCTGCAGGGCGTGGTGGTGCTGGAGCAGTACCGCACTGAGGAGCTGGCGCAGGCCTACGACGCCTTCACGCTGGTGAGCGCGGCCGGCCGGCAGGCGGGCGCGCACCGGAGTGGGGGCGCGGGGCGCAGGGCGCAGGGCGCAGGGCTCGGGCGTGGGGTGGGCCGCCCCGCGCCTGCCGCTGAGCCGCCGCCCGCTCTCTCCCCGCAGGCCCCCGCCAGCACGTCGCGATGAGGCCGGACGCCCCGCCCGCCTGCCCACCCGCAGGGCGCCGCGGGGCCACCAGCACACGCCTGGGCTGGACCTAGGTCCCGCCTCTGGCCGGGAAGGGGGTCGGGCCCAGCCCTTCCACCCCATTGGCAGCTCCCCTCACttaatttattaagatttttttttttttttaatatgaggaaaaaaggaaaaaaaaatgggagacgggggagggggctggcagcCCCTCGCCCACCAGCGCCTCCCCTCACCGACTTTGGCCTTTCTAGCAACAGACACAAGGACCAGGCTCCGGCGGCGGCGGGGGTCACATACGGGTTCCCTCACGcctgcccgccgcccgcccggcgCTGACGCGCGGCTCGTGTTTGTACATAGACGTTCCGGCAGCCGAGGTTTTTAATGAGATTCTTTCTATGGGCTTTACCCCTCCCCCAGAACCTCCTTTTTTTACTTCCAATGCTAGCTGTGATCCCTGTACATGTCTCTGTTTATTCACTTGGTTatgatttgtattttttgtttttttttgtttgtttttgttttttggtttttaatttataACAGTCCCACTCAcctctatttattcatttttgggAAAACCCGACCTCCTGCACCCCCCAAGCCATCCCGCCCGCCCCTCCGGGGACCGCCCGCCGCCGGGCTCTCCCTGCGCCCCAGTGTGTGTCCGGGCCGGCCCGTCCgtctccgcccgcccgcccgcccgcggctCCAGCCGGGTTCTCATGGTGCTCAAACCCGCTCCCCTCCCCTACGTCCTGCACTTTCTCGGACCAGTCTCCTACTCCCGACCCGACCCCAACCCTGCCTGAGGGTGAGCGACTCCTGTACTGTAGGGGAAGAAGTGGGAACTGAAATggtattttgtaaaaaaaataaataaaataaaaaaatttaaaagttttaaagaaagaacTATGAGGAAAAGGAACCCCGTCCTTCCCAGCCCCGGCCAATTTTACAAACACAGACcttcctccccgccccgccccccttttctttttaagCGTGAAAcagcccagggccagggcctCACTGGGGCAGGGACACCCCGGGATGAGTTTCTCTGGGGCTTTATTTTCGTTTTGTCAGTTTTTTCTCCTCGCTGGGGCTGCGGAGGGGTGGGGGGTTTACAGTCCCGCCCCCTCGCACTGCACTGTCTCTCTGCCCTAGGGGCAGAGGGGTCTTCCCAACCCTACCCTTATTTTCGGTGATTTTTGTGTgagaatattaatattaaaaataaaaccagaaaaaacgTCTTGTTTTGGTAACGTGCTGGTGATAGCGGGGAGAGTACTGGGAGGAGGGCTGCAAGACCGTGATTGATGGGGAGGGAGTGCGCAGACCCCGGCGAGCTGAGCCCCTCCCCGGAGGCGCCTGTGGAATGTCCAGAGCTCTGGTCCGCTCCACGGTATGGGGGGTGCCTAATCCTGGAGCCGCATTCCAGGataaggggggtggggagaggctgcgccgggggaggggcaggaaagagGGCTATAAGGGCCGCGGCCCAGACGGCCTGGGCGGGCGGGAGCTAGGCGGGTCATGGCGGATGTCCCGGGGGCGATGCGACCGGTTCCCGGCGGCGGCCCAGAGCCCCGGGACCCCTTGGACTGCTGGGCCTGCGCTGTGCTGGTCACGGCCCAGAATCTGCTGGTGGCTGCCTTCAATCTTCTCCTGCTGGCGCTGGTGCTGGGGACCATCCTGCTACCCGCTGTGACCATGCTAGGCTTCGGTTTCCTCTGTCACTCCCAGGTGAGCGTGCATCCTGGGATGTGCGTGTGAGTGCGCGTGTATGTGGTGATGGTGGCGGTGGGGTCTATGGGCCACAACTTGTCCCCACCTGGGCTGTTTGGCTTGGGCCTGACGCCTCTTCTCCTCCCACAGTTCCTGCGCTCCCAGGCTCCCCCTTGCACCGCGCACCTGCGGGACCCGGGCTTCACGGCCCTGCTGGTCACCGGATTCCTGCTCCTCGTGCCGCTGCTCGTGCTTGCCCTGGCCAGCTACCGCCGCCTCTGCCTGCGCCTCCGCCTGGGCGATTGCCTCGTGCCCTACAGCCGAGCCCTCTAcaggcgccggcgcgccccgcagCAGCCGCGGCAAACCCGGGCCTCACCAGGGTCCCAGGCCGTCCCCACATCAGGAAAGGTCTGGGTCTGATCTGAGGACTCTCAAGTCAAGAACAACCCTGACCACTGCCCTCTCTCGCTGTTGGCACAAGGACTTGAAGCCCGGGGGTCTCCAGACTTACCCTGCCCCCACTCCTGCCTAAGCCGAGTCCTAGCGACCCCTTGGGGAGCAGCATCTGTGGACCCAATGCTGGTGAAAATTTGCCACACCCTAGAAAACCTACTTTCTTCTCACTACCCATATCTAAATCCTGAACATCTGGGCTGGACCCTGCATACCCTCTGCTCTCCTTGTGAACAGGACAACGGAACCTCGTGTTCTCCTTTTCCGGTGCGGCTCCTCTAGTATTTACGGGCTGCGGGGCGAGGTTGGAGGGAAAGGAGTCATCCCACATCAATAAAGAATTAACGAACTGAACGTGCTCCTGGGATCTCGTGAACACAGAGACTTCACAAATACTATCACTCCTGCCCTGTGCCCAGGAGCAGGAAACACGGGGAGGGGGGTGCGGGCTCAAGTGAGCAGACGGGAGCATCCTTCAGCCTTCCCTTACGCATTAACCCGTTCTTCCTGGCCAGACCCCAGAGCTCTGTCCTGACCCCAAAGTCACCTACCCAACAACAGAGTGGAGACAGCCTggcctctctctcttgctctgctCCCCTTGGGGACCTGAGCCCGTTCTCTGACCCTAGTTTAGAGGAACTCGGTGCTGCCAGGCCGGGGAGGGAAACAATGGGCCTTCCGGAGCAGGATGACACCCCCTCCCGCCACATTCTGGAGCAGCGGCgtgggagggaggatggaggggcCCACCCTGGGGCCTGTGGGTCCTAAGCTTAGCctggccccatccccacccccaaaagagGGAACCTTTGGCACTACTGGACGTCGAGATTGAGAGTGCTCCGGACCTCGGATAAACCTCCTCCTCTAGGGATGGAGTGTGTAATCCCTGTCCTGGCATCTCAGCTACACACAGACACAGTCCACTTCTGTTACAGGTTTAATGAAGTCTGAAAGGCACGCGCGATCGTGGTCAGAGATAAGGAGGCCCCGCCAGGCTCTCTCTCTGCACCTCAATGGAAACGATGTGGTGTCCGGGTACCATGGCCAGACCCAGCACACGGGGTTCCCCGGCAGAGAAGGAATCTGGAAAGGAGGGTCAGAGCATCAGGGAGGCGGGCCAGCGTGGGCCCCGCCCTTTCTGGGCCACGACTTCCAGCCCCAGAAAAAGAGCGGTGCAGACAAGCACTGGAGGAGAACTGCCTTGCGTGAGGCTCGGCCGCATTCCCAGGCGGGTGTGCATTCCCCGGGCACTGACCCGACGGCTTGAGGAACTCCTGCGCCGAGCCCAGGATGACATTGCAGTCGCGGTCGGTGCAGAGGAAGCAGCCGACCAATGTCCGTCCATCTGTCATGCGAATGCGCATAGTCTTGTTGAGCAGCGCCTCCAGCTGCTGTCTTGCGCGCGTAGCCGGCGAGTCCTCGCGCTCCCCGTCTGAGTCCTGCGCGGGGTGGGACACGCGCTGAGACCGCGCCGCCCCGGCTGCCGCCCACCCGCGGAACCACAGCTCCCGACAGCCCGCGGGGCACTCACATGAAGCCCAGAGCCTGCCGGGAGCTGCAGTTCCCCCTTCGTCCCCCCATCTTGCTCCCCGACTGCCCCTCAATCCCAAAACCTGAGCCTGCGCTAACCCCGGCGCTGGAGCTGCTTTGACGCCGGCTGCAACAGCCATTCTCTTCTCGTAGCAGCATGGTTGGTCCAGCTCCGGCCATTTGCCCTGGGGCCTCCTCCGGGCCCTTCAACTTCCTAAGAACCTTTCGGGTCCGGCGATCTGAGATCTCGCGAGCGCTCCCCACCTCTTTTCTTTCGCGAGATCACCGGTCTTCCTCCCCGTCTCCTCGGCAACTGCAGAGATCTCGCGAGCTTCTTCCACTTTTTCAGTGCTGTGACTCACTGAGGCCTATTACGCCCGATGTCTTAAGATATCGCGAGAGATTTTACCTCTCTAGTTTCTTACCTATCCTTTAGGAACATTGGAATTTAGCGAGAATACCTATTTTTATAATCGCCCTATTCTTCGAGCGACAGTCTGCCCTAAATATCCCCTGTAGCCCAGGCCACTCTGAATTAAAGCGGAGTGTGTTCGCTTTCCCCAAGAACTACAAGGAACGCAACTCAATTAACTTGAATGCTGGAATCAGACTACGTTTCCCGTGAGCACGTGCAGCCCACCCTCCTCCGCCTCCACAGCGTTTCCTCTGAGTGGACGGTGGCCGGAAAAGAACAATGGTTTCCATGTCAGCGGGTAAACGCGCTAGCCTTAGCTCCTGGACGAGAGGCAGGATGCAGTAATGCCTGCGTGCTGAGGAGTGAGGAAGCAACTAAGGGAGCCCGATGACCAATAGAGCAAGAGCCATGCCGCGCCGGGGCCTAGTGGCCGGGCCAGACTTTGAGTATTTCCAGCGTCGATATTTCACGCCGGCCGAGGTGGCCCAGCACAACCGGCCGGAAGACCTCTGGGTGTCTTACCTGGGATACGTGTATGACCTAACGCCGTTGGCACAGGCGTACAAGGGTAAGGGCGACCCTTTGGGCCAGCGTCGGGGTGTGTGTTTGGGTGCCTGGTTCTAGCGTGGCTAGCGTTGACGGCGGCTGCTCCTTCCCAGGAGACCTGCTGCTGAAACCCATCGTGGAAGTTGCGGGCCAGGACATCAGCCATTGGTTTGATCCAAAGACCAAAGACGTGAGTTGTGCTGGAACCTGGGGTTAGGGAAGGGGCACTGGAGAGCAGGGATGGAAAGGAAAAGCAGGGGCTAGCCAGAGACCGAGATAGTGACTGCTCCCACTCTTGGCCCCTAAACCCTGCTTTAAAGATCCGCAAGCACATAGATCCGCTGACCGGTACCCTGAGATACCGCACCCCCCGGGGCCGCTTTCTGCACGTCCCGCCTCAGCTGCCCCGTTCGGACTGGGCCAATGATTTCGGGATGCCCTGGTGGCAGGGGTCGCGTTACGAGGTGGGGCGACTGTCCGCCAAGACCCGGAACATCCGCATCATTAACACGCTCACGTCGCAGGAGCACACACTGGAGGTGAGAACTGGTGCCCGGGAGCATGTTACTGGGAAATTCCAGCAAATCTTCAGGCCATCAGCTCTCCCTAACCGGTGGGAGctgtattttcttcccttttaggGGAAACCGAGGAAAGCAGGCCACCTGATCCCCAGGGTTGGGAATTCAAGTGGCTGGGTCACAAGGTACTAGAGACCCCTTCATAAGCCCAGGACAGCAGTTCATGCATCTCAGTGACGGTGGTCCTGGGAAGAGCTTACATGCTGTGTTTTGGACAGCAATTGCAATTGGACTCTCTTATTAGTCTACTCTATTGTGGGGATGAGGTGAGGGGCAGTGACTTTTACCCTTTAGTGCCATCCGTTTGTTAGAAGTAGCTGCCATAAAGACAGGTAGACTCTGGGGCCATTCACTGCTTGCTTGAGCTCCAATGTCATTTCTGGGACTGTGGAGCGCCTGAACCTGCTTTCGGCCAAGGGAGGCACTTTGATCCCAGCTCTTTCATCTTTTGGGCTCCTCGCCTTTGcttggggagtgtgtgtgtgtgtgtgtgtgtgtgtgtgtgtacctgttCCACCCAGAATTCTGGGGGTGGCATGCTTTCATGTTCTCCAGGTGGGGACCCTGGAATCAATGTGGGAAATCCTACACCGCTATCTCCCCTATAACACTCATGCTGCCAGCTACACATGGAAATTTGAAGGGAAGAACCTGAACATGGATTATACTCTGGAAGAGAATGGGATccaggatgaggaggaagagttTGACTCTCTCACTATGGACAGTACACTCTACACACCGGCAATACTGCTCTACTTCAATGATGACCTCACAGAGCTATAGGAAAGGAGATGTATGCTCATGTAGACTCAAGACATATTTTGAGTTTGGCTGTTTCTGTGCCCTGTAGGAAAAGAGGTGGGGATGTGGGGGTGCTTGGATCCAGATCTCCATTCCACTCTGGGAACTGGCCTGTGGTTCCTATGCTCTCCTGAACTGTAAAGGTCCTACTCCCCAGGTCCATTATAATTTACTCTGAAAAAGTTAGGGAGAATGCTAGAAGTGAACTAATTTTTAGGAATGCTACAAGATGAAGTATCTTGGATGAGGGAGATGTAGGACAGGATAGCTCAGGCAGAACTTCTTGatagtaagagaaagagaagtccTACACAGGGGTGAGGGATGGAAGAACTTTTTTGGCAATGATGGACATGGGATGGCTGCAGGAAGATGGGATTTACAAAGACAGGAATAGGAAATGTCTATCACCGGCCATATAAAAGTGGCTTATCTCTGAATAGTATCTGGCAGGTGAAACccaaggggaagaaaggaagtgaaTGGTTACCAGGTAATTCAGGCTAGATATTATGCTATGTGCTGTATACACACTGTTTGATATGACTACCCCATAAGATGGATACCATAACTACTATTTTACAGATAGGTCTTTTGAAGCTTAGCAAGATTTAATAGCACAAAGGTATACTAGATAGTAACCAGGATGCAAACCTAAGTCTGCCCAATTCCAAAGTCCATATTCTTTTCAGCATACAGGGACTATCTCAATGTCCTAGGCTCATTGCACAATGGGAAGCTGCAGGCCTATTGTGTAGTCAGCCGTTTTTTTCCTGCAGTTATTGCCTTTGGAAGGGAGTTAGCAGAGTTCAGCTGCACCAGAGGAGACAGGGAAGGCTAAGTGTCAGCTGACCATTAGCTATGGGGATACTTCCTGGTTAATCCCTAGCACAAattttcttctgacttttttGAGGCAAAGAGGTGGGTATATACTGACTCCAGGAAAAACTAGAGTGGGGAAACGGCCTTCGGATCGGGACACTTTGGATGGGGGAGCAAAAAGGAGGTAAATGGCACAGTATATTCATGATAGGCCTGTGCCTCTTAGGGAAGGTAAGTGAGGCACAGTGGACTTTGCAAGATGGTAACTCTGCAAGAGGGGGCGTGACAGGGGTCCTCCTTAGAGAGGAGCTCAGGAAGTCAGAAAACTGGTGACCAAAAGAGAACCACCATCGGAGGCAGTACCCAGATTTGGTCCCCTTTAACCTAAGCAGGCGTGGGGAAtgagaataacaggagaaattcCTGACAGTAGCAGGCAAAAAAGAATCAGGGAGAGGTTGGTGCATCATCCTGGCAGAGGGCACCAGGGCCCAGTGCAGGGCAAGGTGGCCCCTGTGAGACACTGGGTGAGCTGCATAGGAGTTTTATGAGGGGCTGACTATGAAAGGCTTGGACAAAGGTGGAGACATCTGTACTGGCTTCAGCAGTTATCTGAACTCACTGTGAGACTGAGGGCTTCCACTCAGCCCTATGTGCTCCAAGACTCTGTGAACTGTCTGAATCATTTTGATGTTTAATCAGTTCTGCAGTTGTTTCATGTGTGTCTTGTCTGCTCAATTAAACCCTAAAGTATTTGAGAACCAAAGCTATGCTGTTGCTTTAGCACCAGACTCAGGGCCTGTGCCTATGGGATCTGCCCAAACCCATCCCTCTTGCAGAGGATCCTACTTCAGTATCTCTTGCCAGAAACATCCCTTTCTTCACGCACCCAGACACTCTCCAAGTAGATTCTATCTCCTAAATATCTCTGGAACCCTTCTCTTCTCCAAGCTATCATCACCTCTTTTCTAGACTGCTGTGGAAACTTCCCAACCAGTCCTCCCATTTCCACATCTGTCCTCCACAGAGCAGAGTGAGCTCTGAAGAACAAACCTAAAGATCTAACTTTCCTCATTCAGATTTTGCAGTGGCTTCCAGTTGCTTTGGGAATAACGTCGTAAATTCAAAGACTGTGCAGAAATCACCCCCTGCCGACCTTGCGTATCTCATCTTGCATCACTCCTCTTTGTTCCCTATGTTCCAGCCACCCAGACTGGCTTTCAGTTCATTAAATGTCTTCTTGCCTCAGAGCTGTCACATAGACTGTTCTCTCTGCTTGCAACACTCTTCCATTTTCCACCTAGCTGAttctaaatatttcttcctcAGGGAGACTTTCTCTGATTTCTTGGTGCAGGTCAAGACTTTCTGTTAAATCTTCTCTTAGCACCATGCATATTTCAGAGCACTTCTTATAATTGTAATGTTAAAATTATGGATGTAATTGGCTGGCTGGCTGCTAGATTGTAAGCtcatgagggcagagatcatgtccatcttgttcactgctgtattcccagcgTTGGGTAAACAGCTGCTGCTCAATAAATTTTGATTGTATGAACTCAAATGTTAAGTGAATTCATCTGTTTATAATAACTAGTGGATGGGATGCTGTGTCCTAGGAGGCAAGGTAGGACTAAGAAATAGATGTCTGGATCTTCTGCTGTAATCAcaggtttctttttccttgcttcCCATAGAGCCAAGACCAAAAATTACTCCGGAGAGgttcttcctctccccagagaTTTTCGGGGCAATCGACCTGTCATTTCTCCACTTGGCCACCAGGTGGCTGTAATTGTCTATAGAGtcagggagaggaggctggaggagggaaaaCACTTCCAAGTTCTAAAAAGGTTAGGACTAAAGGTGGCTTTGACATTTATATGGGAGGGAAGgatcaggaaaaaaggaaaaaccacatGGCCACTATTCTATTagcattagatttattcctgtttttaattttttccacaaGTACATGCCAGGAAAGGAGAGTAGTTTGAGAAATAAAACTCGTGGGATaggataaaaaaagacaaaaacaaacaaactcataggGGGTCTGATTACAGGGGTGGGTGTGTATGGGGTAAGGCACAGAGCTGTGGAAGGAATAAAGATCACACATTTTTAAGATAATAGAGTACATTCATTTATGAATActtacttgttcttttttttttttttttttgtataaaactTTCCACTAGGCACCACCTTGTTCTCTAAATATCCAAGACTGGATATTTGCATGAGAAGTATGTAAATAATGCCTTGGCCTAAATCCTAGAAAGTAAATAGAAATTAGTGTAGAGTCTAGTCCTTGTGATCTCTTTAGTTTTGGAGGGAGGTGGGGTGGCAGTTGGAATATTAAAAGGAAAGCTGCCTGTCCTCAGTACAGCATAGCAGCTTCAGAGGACTCAATGGGCAAATATTTCCCACAAGCCTTAGTTCCTATAGGCACACGTCACTGGGGGTAAATAAAGAGGTGCCCATTTCTTGCAGGAAGCTTGCCTGCTCAATGGGATAAAAGATACACACATGAAAAGGTAAATGAAAACAGTACATGATAAAGGACAAAATTATGGTATAGAAAAAGTTTCCACCCTCATGGTGAATCACAGGTGGATTCTTAACCTGGACCTCCAGAAATGGTTTCTAaatattgtatgtgtgtgtgcgcagaTGTCTATTATTTTGGAAAAGGGTTCTATAATTTCCATCAGAGTTTCAAAATGGCCCAACCTTCTGCCCCTGAAAtagcacacccacacacacaaataataatttaaagaccctcaaaaataaaatatcaagggGCCTGGCCCGGtagcctagcagttaagttcatgcactctgcttcagtggcccagggttcactggttcggatcctgggtgcggacctacacaccgcttattaagccatgctgcgtggcaggcatcccacatataaaatagaggaagatgggcacagatgctagttcagggccaatcttcctctgcaaaaagaggagaattagtggcagatattagctcagggctaatcttccttaaaaataaattaattaaaatatcaaaggTGAAAATACGTGGGCCCAGGATTCCTGGCATCTGTCTCAACAGTCTACCTTCAACCTATTACACCCATATTGCCATAGCAGCAATTCCTAAAGCTTTAACCCTTGAGACTAAGTTTATGACTAGTCTGAACCATTTTACCACTGTCCCAAATTCTAATCTGGATGTA
It includes:
- the TMEM88 gene encoding transmembrane protein 88, with the protein product MADVPGAMRPVPGGGPEPRDPLDCWACAVLVTAQNLLVAAFNLLLLALVLGTILLPAVTMLGFGFLCHSQFLRSQAPPCTAHLRDPGFTALLVTGFLLLVPLLVLALASYRRLCLRLRLGDCLVPYSRALYRRRRAPQQPRQTRASPGSQAVPTSGKVWV
- the NAA38 gene encoding N-alpha-acetyltransferase 38, NatC auxiliary subunit isoform X2, which encodes MAGAGPTMLLREENGCCSRRQSSSSAGRVSHPAQDSDGEREDSPATRARQQLEALLNKTMRIRMTDGRTLVGCFLCTDRDCNVILGSAQEFLKPSDSFSAGEPRVLGLAMVPGHHIVSIEVQRESLAGPPYL
- the NAA38 gene encoding N-alpha-acetyltransferase 38, NatC auxiliary subunit isoform X3 — encoded protein: MAGAGPTMLLREENGCCSRRQSSSSAGDSDGEREDSPATRARQQLEALLNKTMRIRMTDGRTLVGCFLCTDRDCNVILGSAQEFLKPSDSFSAGEPRVLGLAMVPGHHIVSIEVQRESLAGPPYL
- the NAA38 gene encoding N-alpha-acetyltransferase 38, NatC auxiliary subunit isoform X1, which translates into the protein MAVAAGVKAAPAPGLAQAQVLGLRGSRGARWGDEGGTAAPGRLWASCECPAGCRELWFRGWAAAGAARSQRVSHPAQDSDGEREDSPATRARQQLEALLNKTMRIRMTDGRTLVGCFLCTDRDCNVILGSAQEFLKPSDSFSAGEPRVLGLAMVPGHHIVSIEVQRESLAGPPYL
- the CYB5D1 gene encoding cytochrome b5 domain-containing protein 1, whose amino-acid sequence is MTNRARAMPRRGLVAGPDFEYFQRRYFTPAEVAQHNRPEDLWVSYLGYVYDLTPLAQAYKGDLLLKPIVEVAGQDISHWFDPKTKDIRKHIDPLTGTLRYRTPRGRFLHVPPQLPRSDWANDFGMPWWQGSRYEVGRLSAKTRNIRIINTLTSQEHTLEVGTLESMWEILHRYLPYNTHAASYTWKFEGKNLNMDYTLEENGIQDEEEEFDSLTMDSTLYTPAILLYFNDDLTEL